A single window of Deltaproteobacteria bacterium DNA harbors:
- a CDS encoding response regulator has protein sequence MGKPVMQEEAIQAPKGRVLIVDDDPHALEILSRLLGREGYECQTVDSGQGCLDALARQPADVIVLDVMMPNMDGLQVCEHLRASDATRAIPVILLTAKDDMETRQRGMALGVSEYLTKPLNKQELFTRIRAQVHSRELERRLTKTEESVAGKKKA, from the coding sequence ATGGGAAAACCAGTCATGCAAGAAGAAGCGATTCAGGCGCCCAAGGGGCGGGTGCTCATCGTCGATGACGACCCACACGCATTGGAGATTTTGTCACGACTGTTGGGGCGTGAAGGCTACGAGTGCCAAACCGTCGACAGCGGGCAGGGCTGCCTTGATGCCCTGGCGCGGCAACCAGCCGACGTCATCGTGCTCGACGTCATGATGCCGAATATGGATGGCCTGCAGGTGTGCGAGCACCTACGCGCCAGTGACGCGACGCGCGCCATCCCAGTGATTCTGCTGACCGCCAAGGACGACATGGAAACGCGTCAGCGGGGCATGGCCCTGGGCGTCAGCGAGTACCTCACCAAGCCACTCAACAAGCAGGAACTGTTCACGCGCATCCGCGCCCAGGTGCACTCGCGCGAACTTGAGCGGCGGCTCACCAAAACCGAAGAATCCGTCGCCGGCAAAAAGAAGGCCTGA
- a CDS encoding sigma-54-dependent Fis family transcriptional regulator, whose protein sequence is MDAFTIKGNHPVMEKLLSIAHRVATTDSTVMISGESGTGKELVARYIHANSKRASNPFIAVNCGAIPPELLESEMFGHERGAFTGAIGTRMGMFQLANGGTIFLDEIGEMTSQLQVKLLRVLQDREIRPVGADRTVKVDVRVVAATNRELSVEVEKGRFREDLFYRLQVIPLLIPPLRERRSDIPILVQHFLEKHNAKRQGSAAPVRVSDEALVHLWEYDWPGNVRELENLVERLVILSDDGIIHIQQLPPNIRSFISEKKIPRPTLTEEGIDLNQAVEEFEYRLIDEALRRTKGNKQAAARLLGLKRTTLVAKLRRKGSGGDAAEGYLI, encoded by the coding sequence ATGGACGCGTTTACGATCAAGGGCAACCACCCGGTGATGGAAAAGCTCCTGAGCATTGCGCACCGGGTCGCCACCACCGACTCGACGGTAATGATCTCGGGGGAGAGCGGCACAGGCAAGGAACTGGTCGCACGCTACATTCACGCCAACAGCAAACGCGCCAGCAATCCGTTCATCGCCGTCAACTGTGGAGCCATTCCACCAGAGTTGCTCGAGTCGGAGATGTTCGGTCACGAGCGCGGGGCATTCACCGGGGCAATCGGCACCCGCATGGGCATGTTTCAACTGGCCAACGGCGGGACGATTTTTCTCGACGAGATCGGTGAGATGACCTCCCAGCTCCAAGTGAAGCTGCTGCGGGTGCTGCAGGACCGCGAGATCAGGCCGGTGGGCGCCGATCGCACCGTTAAGGTCGACGTTCGCGTGGTCGCCGCCACCAATCGCGAGCTCTCCGTCGAGGTCGAGAAGGGGCGCTTCCGCGAGGATCTCTTCTACCGCCTCCAAGTTATTCCGCTCCTCATTCCACCGTTGCGCGAGCGGCGTTCAGACATCCCGATCTTGGTGCAGCACTTCCTCGAAAAGCACAATGCGAAGCGGCAAGGGTCGGCCGCGCCGGTTCGGGTTTCGGACGAGGCTCTGGTGCACCTGTGGGAATACGATTGGCCCGGCAATGTGCGGGAGTTGGAGAATCTGGTCGAACGCCTGGTGATCTTGAGCGATGACGGCATCATCCACATTCAACAGCTGCCGCCCAACATTCGCTCGTTCATTTCGGAGAAGAAAATTCCGCGCCCGACGCTGACAGAGGAAGGGATCGATCTGAACCAAGCCGTGGAGGAATTCGAGTACCGTCTCATCGATGAGGCGCTGCGCCGCACCAAGGGTAACAAACAGGCCGCGGCTCGACTCCTCGGCCTCAAGCGTACCACCCTCGTCGCCAAGCTACGCCGCAAAGGCAGCGGTGGGGATGCCGCGGAAGGCTACTTGATCTAA
- the rph gene encoding ribonuclease PH: protein MRSDGRRADEIRPVVMTPGFIRSTDGSVLIEMGETRVICTATIEDKVPQFLRDSGRGWVTAEYGMLPGSGDTRIEREVTRGRIGGRTHEIQRLIGRSLRAVTDMTKLGERTVWIDCDVIQADGGTRTASITGAYVALALAVRKLAAQGKSGNGALREAVAAISVGVVGSEVLVDLRYDEDSRAAVDMNFVMTQGGQYVEVQGTAEHNPFSKVQLDHMAELAWAAITQLTRAQADLLAKM from the coding sequence ATGCGATCTGATGGGAGACGGGCCGACGAAATTCGCCCGGTGGTGATGACGCCAGGATTCATTCGCAGCACCGACGGTTCGGTGTTGATCGAAATGGGCGAGACCCGCGTGATTTGTACCGCGACGATCGAAGACAAGGTTCCGCAATTCTTGCGGGACAGCGGACGCGGCTGGGTGACGGCGGAGTACGGCATGCTGCCGGGATCGGGCGATACGCGCATCGAGCGCGAGGTGACCCGCGGGCGAATCGGCGGCCGAACCCACGAGATCCAGCGGCTCATCGGCCGCAGCCTGCGCGCCGTCACCGACATGACCAAGCTGGGCGAGCGCACGGTCTGGATTGATTGCGATGTGATTCAAGCCGACGGAGGAACCCGCACGGCCTCGATCACCGGTGCGTACGTCGCGCTGGCACTTGCCGTGCGCAAGCTTGCAGCGCAGGGCAAGAGTGGGAACGGGGCGCTCCGCGAAGCGGTCGCAGCGATCAGTGTCGGCGTCGTCGGTAGTGAGGTGCTGGTCGACCTTCGTTACGACGAAGACAGCCGCGCGGCCGTCGACATGAACTTCGTCATGACCCAGGGTGGCCAGTACGTCGAGGTCCAAGGTACCGCGGAGCACAATCCATTCAGCAAGGTGCAACTGGATCACATGGCGGAGCTCGCGTGGGCAGCGATCACTCAGTTGACCCGCGCGCAAGCGGACCTGCTAGCCAAGATGTGA
- a CDS encoding XTP/dITP diphosphatase, with product MSHQGWLVPEAPRLIFATRNAGKVAEFQDLLAGLAITLLSLREFAAIPEIPEDASTYRENALAKAEVVCRHLGLPALADDSGLEVDALAGSPGVRSARFAGEPADDQRNIAKLLAALRDVPATARTARFRCTIVVARPDGGVLTADGSCEGLIAPQPAGSGGFGYDPVFLVPALGRTFAELPLSQKHALSHRARACAVLRPRLERFLRGE from the coding sequence ATGTCACATCAGGGTTGGCTCGTGCCTGAAGCGCCGCGGTTGATATTCGCGACTCGCAACGCAGGCAAGGTCGCCGAGTTCCAGGATCTGCTCGCTGGTCTCGCTATCACTCTGCTTTCGCTCCGCGAGTTCGCCGCGATTCCGGAAATTCCCGAGGACGCTTCGACGTATCGCGAGAATGCCCTGGCGAAGGCCGAGGTGGTGTGCCGACACCTTGGGTTGCCAGCACTCGCCGACGATTCGGGTCTCGAAGTCGACGCACTCGCCGGCAGTCCCGGTGTGCGGTCGGCCCGCTTTGCGGGCGAACCCGCCGACGATCAGCGCAACATCGCCAAGTTGCTCGCCGCCCTGCGCGACGTGCCTGCAACCGCGCGCACCGCGCGCTTCCGCTGTACGATCGTCGTGGCGCGGCCCGATGGGGGCGTGTTGACGGCGGACGGATCGTGCGAGGGCCTGATCGCGCCGCAACCGGCCGGCAGCGGCGGGTTCGGCTACGATCCGGTTTTCCTCGTGCCGGCACTCGGGCGTACCTTCGCCGAGCTGCCGTTGTCGCAGAAGCACGCCCTCAGTCATCGCGCCCGCGCCTGTGCCGTGTTGCGTCCACGTTTGGAGCGCTTTCTGCGCGGCGAGTAA
- a CDS encoding glycosyltransferase family 4 protein, with amino-acid sequence MATTESITRKILFVMPSLQPRGGGRGVAAWMIEALKQEHDLAVLMWEPLDPEPINRYYGTALGHGDFAVLRPPLWWRLVLDRIPFRLNLLRICLLWRRGKQISHSYDLLISTHNEADLGTPGIQYVHFPWVFFAEPEGSLRWYQRSAALLRWYYKRCLRIADFSSERMKRNLTLVNSDWTGSKVYERHGLASTTLYPPVVGGNTQLSWSARENGFVCVGRLSPSKELDRVIDIVAGVRQAGHDVHLHLIGSTTEPPYLDHIRRRVRDNAAWLFLDENPSRAELNQRLAEHRYGIHGMQEEHFGMAIGEMVRAGCVVFVPDGGGQVEIVDRDPRLLYNSVDDAVTKIVATLDDPSRQEALRTHLSSRADVFSVERFIARVRELVRDF; translated from the coding sequence ATGGCCACGACCGAATCGATAACGCGGAAGATCTTGTTCGTCATGCCATCGCTGCAGCCGCGGGGCGGTGGCAGAGGGGTCGCCGCGTGGATGATTGAAGCGCTGAAGCAGGAACACGACCTCGCGGTGCTGATGTGGGAGCCGCTCGACCCCGAGCCGATCAATCGCTACTACGGCACGGCGCTCGGCCACGGCGACTTCGCGGTGCTGCGCCCGCCCTTGTGGTGGCGCCTTGTGCTTGATCGTATTCCCTTCCGCCTCAACTTGCTTCGCATTTGTCTGTTGTGGCGGCGGGGTAAACAGATCAGCCATTCGTACGACCTGCTCATCTCCACGCACAACGAGGCCGATCTCGGCACGCCCGGCATTCAGTACGTCCACTTTCCGTGGGTCTTCTTCGCAGAACCCGAGGGCTCATTGCGCTGGTACCAACGCTCGGCCGCCTTGCTGCGGTGGTACTACAAGCGCTGCCTGCGGATCGCCGATTTCTCCTCCGAACGTATGAAACGCAACCTCACCTTAGTCAACTCCGACTGGACCGGGTCGAAGGTGTACGAACGTCACGGCCTCGCGAGCACCACGCTGTATCCGCCGGTGGTCGGTGGTAACACGCAGCTATCGTGGTCCGCGCGCGAGAACGGCTTCGTGTGCGTCGGGCGCCTGTCGCCCAGCAAGGAATTGGACCGCGTGATCGACATCGTCGCCGGAGTTCGCCAGGCCGGACACGACGTACACTTGCACCTCATCGGGTCCACCACCGAGCCTCCCTATTTGGATCACATCCGACGCCGCGTGCGTGACAATGCGGCCTGGCTATTCCTCGATGAGAATCCGTCGCGCGCCGAGTTGAATCAGCGGTTGGCCGAACATCGTTACGGCATCCACGGCATGCAAGAGGAGCACTTCGGGATGGCCATCGGAGAGATGGTGCGCGCGGGTTGTGTCGTGTTCGTTCCGGACGGCGGCGGGCAGGTGGAGATCGTCGACCGCGATCCGCGCCTCCTTTACAACAGCGTCGACGATGCGGTCACCAAGATCGTCGCCACCCTCGATGACCCCAGCCGGCAAGAGGCGCTGCGGACGCATCTGTCATCGCGCGCCGATGTGTTCTCGGTCGAGCGGTTCATCGCCCGAGTGCGGGAACTCGTGCGGGACTTCTAG
- a CDS encoding ABC transporter ATP-binding protein: MFNTLRKCLLFLPSALRWRWVAVVPLVVSAAALEALGAAAVFLLIKLIGDPLHPPSFVFAGLIYRILPAGDARAIVLWATVLVALFYVVKNAFLAFVVAIESRVVTDSVTQLASDMLRGYLSLPMAFHFQRNSAELIRHTADGTDVVFRQVMTAAVAIVTEMLITLAIVSVLMSTAPVSTLIAIVMLFSLLAGLLRLTRRVLTRWSRQEHDLKRETLQTLQQTFGALKEVKLRGGDAFFHGLYSAQHRTLSRLRHRYITLNDSLRLLIETVFVCGMLLLITLVNSRSVAGPDIVPLLGLYAYAGFRVIPSVNRVLLHLNTIRWGSVAVEKLYDDFVTFRRVVAAPASTDGVADLSFSDRIELAGVSYIYAGAATPAAQAIDLVISRGESIGIVGPTGAGKSTLVDMILGFLQPATGHVTVDGCDIFARNAYLRGWQRRIGYVPQAVYLIDDTLRRNIAFALPERGIDDVKLSAAVRLAQLEEFVAGLPQGLETVVGERGVRLSGGERQRVAIARALYHQPELLVFDEATSALDLQTERELTRAIDELHGKKTLIIIAHRLSTVHNCDRLVFLRNGRIAGIGSFDELLAGNAEFQNMVRTGSEAVTP, from the coding sequence ATGTTCAACACGTTGCGCAAGTGCTTGCTCTTTCTGCCATCGGCACTGCGCTGGCGTTGGGTCGCCGTGGTGCCGCTGGTGGTATCGGCGGCGGCATTGGAGGCGCTCGGCGCCGCCGCGGTGTTTCTCCTGATCAAGCTGATCGGTGATCCGCTCCACCCGCCGTCGTTCGTGTTCGCGGGATTGATTTACCGGATTCTTCCGGCCGGCGACGCGCGCGCGATCGTCTTGTGGGCCACGGTGCTGGTGGCGCTGTTCTATGTGGTGAAGAACGCGTTCCTGGCATTCGTCGTCGCCATCGAGAGCCGAGTCGTCACCGATTCGGTCACGCAATTGGCCAGTGACATGCTGCGCGGGTACTTGTCGCTACCGATGGCGTTTCATTTCCAACGCAACTCCGCCGAATTGATTCGCCATACGGCGGACGGTACCGACGTGGTCTTTCGCCAGGTCATGACTGCCGCGGTGGCGATCGTCACCGAGATGCTGATCACCCTGGCGATCGTGTCGGTCCTGATGAGCACGGCGCCGGTGTCGACGCTGATCGCCATCGTCATGCTGTTCTCGCTGCTGGCCGGACTGTTGCGCCTGACACGACGAGTGCTGACGCGCTGGAGTCGGCAGGAGCATGATCTCAAGCGCGAGACGTTGCAGACCCTGCAACAGACGTTCGGGGCGCTGAAGGAAGTCAAGCTGCGCGGCGGCGACGCGTTTTTTCACGGCCTGTACTCTGCGCAGCATCGCACGCTCAGCCGTCTCCGCCATCGTTACATCACACTCAACGATTCGCTGCGCTTGCTGATTGAGACCGTGTTCGTGTGCGGCATGCTGTTGCTGATCACGCTGGTGAACTCGCGCAGCGTGGCGGGGCCTGACATCGTGCCGCTGCTGGGGTTGTACGCGTATGCCGGCTTCCGCGTCATCCCTTCCGTCAATCGCGTGCTGCTGCATCTCAACACGATCCGCTGGGGTTCGGTGGCGGTGGAGAAGCTGTACGACGACTTTGTCACGTTTCGTCGCGTCGTGGCCGCACCCGCGAGCACCGACGGTGTCGCTGACCTTTCGTTTAGCGATCGCATCGAGTTGGCCGGCGTCTCATACATCTACGCTGGGGCCGCGACCCCCGCGGCGCAGGCGATCGATCTGGTCATCAGCCGCGGCGAATCGATCGGGATTGTCGGCCCGACCGGCGCCGGCAAGAGCACGTTGGTTGACATGATCCTGGGCTTCCTGCAGCCGGCGACCGGGCATGTCACCGTGGATGGCTGTGATATCTTTGCGCGCAATGCGTACTTGCGCGGGTGGCAGCGGCGCATCGGCTACGTGCCGCAAGCCGTCTACCTCATCGACGATACGCTGCGTCGCAACATCGCCTTTGCCTTGCCCGAGCGAGGCATTGACGATGTCAAACTCTCCGCCGCGGTTCGTCTGGCGCAGTTGGAGGAGTTCGTCGCCGGCCTTCCGCAGGGCCTCGAGACGGTGGTGGGCGAGCGTGGCGTCCGTCTCTCCGGCGGCGAGCGCCAGCGCGTAGCGATTGCGCGCGCGCTCTACCATCAACCCGAGCTGTTGGTGTTCGACGAGGCGACTTCGGCGCTCGATCTGCAAACCGAGCGTGAGCTGACGCGCGCGATCGACGAGCTGCACGGCAAGAAGACGCTGATCATCATCGCCCATCGCCTGAGCACGGTGCACAACTGCGATCGCCTGGTGTTCCTGCGCAATGGTCGCATCGCGGGGATTGGATCGTTCGACGAACTGCTGGCCGGCAACGCTGAGTTCCAGAACATGGTCCGCACCGGTAGCGAGGCGGTGACGCCGTGA
- a CDS encoding glycosyltransferase, translating into MSSTPHPRVAIVVLGEFERSPRMQYHADALATSSAEVDVIAYSSERHDCASPHVRLHRLRDLPGATSTHLPRPLFLLCAMLRALHQSGQLLYRLLVLPKPDVILVQNPPAMPTLLVAVLAARLRAAKLIIDWHNFGYTMLGLRLGHTHPMVRLARGYEFAIGRRADVHLCVSRAMLNALRERGIAATVLYDCPAERFTPTPVEARRDHFHRLCVAGIVDVPFEEPQRPGIVVSATSWTADEDFDLLLDALRLCDERLCTTAARLMILITGEGPLRARFDAAIARLTLRAIQIRTLWLAPDDYARLLGSADLGVSLHRSSSGVDLPMKIADMFGAGLPVCAFDYGACVTEQVQDGETGLLFSSGAQLAQQLFELFSEHPRHTPQLDRLRQNVRAMPPRRWIDAWNVAAKPLFFDGD; encoded by the coding sequence ATGTCGTCCACCCCTCATCCTCGCGTTGCCATCGTTGTGCTCGGCGAATTCGAGCGCAGCCCGCGCATGCAGTACCACGCCGATGCGTTGGCAACCAGTTCGGCTGAGGTTGATGTGATCGCGTACTCTAGCGAGCGCCACGACTGCGCGAGCCCGCACGTGCGGCTCCACCGCTTGCGAGACCTGCCAGGCGCCACGTCAACGCATCTCCCTCGCCCGCTATTTCTCCTGTGCGCGATGCTGCGTGCGCTGCACCAGAGCGGGCAGTTACTCTATCGACTACTCGTGTTGCCAAAACCGGACGTCATCCTGGTGCAGAATCCGCCGGCGATGCCGACGCTGCTCGTCGCCGTGTTGGCCGCGCGGCTGCGTGCGGCGAAGTTGATCATCGACTGGCACAACTTCGGATACACGATGCTCGGGCTGCGGCTCGGCCACACTCATCCGATGGTTCGGCTGGCGCGCGGATACGAGTTCGCCATCGGCCGGCGCGCTGATGTGCACCTGTGTGTCTCGCGCGCGATGCTAAACGCGCTGCGCGAGCGCGGCATCGCTGCGACGGTGCTCTACGACTGCCCGGCAGAGCGGTTTACGCCGACGCCGGTCGAAGCGCGGCGCGACCACTTTCACCGCCTGTGCGTCGCCGGCATCGTCGATGTCCCGTTCGAAGAGCCGCAGCGTCCAGGCATCGTCGTCAGCGCGACGAGTTGGACCGCTGACGAGGACTTCGATCTGTTGCTCGACGCGCTGCGCCTTTGCGACGAACGGCTGTGCACGACCGCCGCACGACTGATGATCCTCATCACCGGCGAGGGCCCACTGCGCGCGCGCTTCGACGCGGCCATTGCACGGCTGACGTTGCGAGCAATTCAGATTCGCACGCTGTGGCTCGCGCCCGATGACTACGCTCGGCTGTTGGGGTCTGCCGACTTAGGTGTGTCGTTGCACCGTTCGTCATCGGGCGTCGACCTACCGATGAAGATCGCCGACATGTTCGGCGCCGGCTTGCCGGTGTGCGCGTTCGACTACGGCGCGTGCGTGACGGAGCAAGTCCAGGATGGTGAAACCGGCTTGTTGTTTTCGAGCGGAGCGCAGCTGGCACAGCAGCTCTTCGAGCTGTTCAGCGAGCATCCGCGCCACACGCCACAGCTTGATCGCCTGCGGCAGAATGTGCGGGCGATGCCGCCGCGGCGCTGGATCGATGCGTGGAACGTTGCGGCGAAGCCGCTGTTCTTCGATGGCGACTAG
- the murG gene encoding undecaprenyldiphospho-muramoylpentapeptide beta-N-acetylglucosaminyltransferase: MSTTYVAHTDSEAGELVRRRVAIVAGGTAGHVYPALALADAYRQARPDVDLLFIGTADGWETRLVPAHGYRLAVVPGSPLYGVGLRGVVRAARDLLAGARAARRLLQTQRTELVIGFGGYVSAGTILAARMLGMRTAIHEANVVPGLTNRLLGHLVDRVYLAFADASRAFPPRRAVVIGMPLRAEFANAQRSRDAFSASRPRRLLVTGGSGGSRFLNGRVPELVARLAQRAVAIEVLHQAGDWPIEPVQALYAATGATATVVSFIDDIGAAYAWADFAVTCAGAGTLAELAAAALPALLVPLASAAANHQARNAAAFARAAGLRCVAESTWQVEALAEPIVTLLQNADAWAAAANRVGSLAHADAAARLVADCEALLHLSSTGPAS, encoded by the coding sequence ATGAGCACGACGTACGTGGCTCATACCGATTCTGAAGCAGGCGAGCTAGTCAGGCGACGCGTCGCCATCGTCGCCGGCGGCACGGCGGGGCATGTCTACCCAGCGCTGGCGCTTGCCGACGCGTATCGGCAAGCACGGCCCGATGTCGACCTGCTTTTCATCGGCACCGCCGATGGTTGGGAGACGCGGCTGGTACCCGCTCACGGCTATCGACTCGCAGTGGTCCCAGGCTCGCCGCTGTACGGCGTTGGTCTGCGCGGTGTAGTGCGCGCCGCCCGCGATCTGCTGGCCGGCGCACGCGCCGCACGTCGTCTCTTGCAAACCCAACGGACCGAGTTGGTCATCGGCTTTGGCGGCTACGTTTCAGCCGGTACCATTCTCGCGGCGCGCATGCTGGGCATGCGCACCGCGATTCACGAGGCAAACGTCGTACCCGGGTTGACCAATCGACTACTCGGGCATCTCGTCGACCGCGTGTACCTCGCCTTCGCAGACGCGAGCCGCGCATTTCCACCGCGCCGCGCTGTCGTGATCGGAATGCCGCTACGCGCGGAGTTCGCGAATGCGCAGCGATCGCGCGACGCGTTCTCCGCCAGTCGCCCGCGGCGATTGCTGGTAACCGGTGGCTCCGGCGGTTCGCGATTCCTGAACGGGCGTGTGCCCGAACTGGTGGCGCGCCTCGCGCAGCGCGCGGTGGCGATCGAGGTGCTGCACCAGGCCGGCGATTGGCCAATCGAGCCCGTGCAAGCGTTGTACGCGGCGACCGGGGCGACGGCGACGGTCGTGTCATTCATCGACGACATCGGCGCCGCCTACGCGTGGGCCGACTTCGCGGTAACCTGTGCGGGCGCCGGCACGCTTGCGGAGTTGGCGGCTGCCGCCTTGCCAGCGCTGCTGGTACCGCTGGCGAGTGCCGCGGCCAACCACCAGGCGCGCAACGCCGCAGCCTTCGCGCGCGCGGCCGGGCTGCGCTGCGTCGCGGAGTCAACCTGGCAGGTCGAAGCGTTGGCGGAACCCATCGTCACGCTGTTGCAGAACGCTGACGCGTGGGCGGCGGCGGCGAATCGCGTCGGCAGCCTCGCTCACGCGGACGCCGCGGCGCGCCTGGTCGCCGATTGTGAAGCGCTGCTCCACCTCAGCTCTACGGGTCCGGCCAGTTGA
- a CDS encoding undecaprenyl/decaprenyl-phosphate alpha-N-acetylglucosaminyl 1-phosphate transferase: MMMGGYGLQFTTATALALLATPVVRAAAARFGAVDVPGDRRVHRNNVPRLGGLAVVAAMLAALAIGAAAGGIKPFGELPQLLWLLAGTLCVVTVGVIDDVRGLGPWPKLAVEIVAGLMALAGGYGFSAVTNPFTGGYIALSVFGTPITLLWIVGITNAVNLIDGLDGLAAGVGVIAAVTLIVVAQMQERPEAGLLAATLAGALVGFLVYNFHPASIFLGDSGALVVGFLLSVLSIQAQGKGSTIVVVLAPLLVLGLPIIETGLSMLRRFSAAGAAGIFRADQEHIHHRLLRRGLSQRRAVLLLYAVSVLLSVLAYLAIVIGGRGNALLVAGVVVAIYAAVRKLGYGVRS; encoded by the coding sequence ATGATGATGGGTGGATACGGACTGCAGTTCACGACTGCTACCGCGCTGGCATTGTTGGCGACGCCGGTGGTGCGCGCCGCCGCCGCACGCTTCGGTGCGGTCGACGTACCGGGTGATCGCCGCGTGCATCGCAACAATGTCCCGCGCCTCGGCGGGTTGGCGGTGGTGGCAGCGATGCTGGCAGCGCTCGCAATCGGCGCCGCTGCCGGCGGCATCAAGCCATTTGGCGAACTTCCGCAGTTGCTGTGGCTGTTGGCGGGCACGCTCTGCGTGGTCACCGTCGGCGTCATCGATGACGTCCGCGGTCTCGGGCCGTGGCCGAAGCTGGCGGTCGAGATCGTTGCTGGGTTGATGGCGCTCGCCGGCGGCTATGGATTTAGTGCCGTGACCAACCCGTTCACCGGCGGCTACATCGCGCTGAGCGTGTTCGGCACTCCTATCACGCTGCTGTGGATCGTCGGCATCACCAACGCAGTCAATCTCATCGATGGGCTCGACGGACTCGCGGCCGGCGTTGGCGTGATCGCCGCCGTGACGTTGATCGTGGTCGCGCAAATGCAGGAACGGCCGGAGGCTGGACTGCTCGCGGCGACGTTGGCCGGGGCGTTGGTCGGTTTCCTGGTCTACAACTTTCATCCGGCGTCGATTTTTCTCGGCGACTCCGGGGCACTGGTTGTTGGCTTTCTTCTCTCCGTGTTGTCGATCCAGGCGCAAGGGAAAGGTAGCACGATTGTCGTCGTGTTGGCCCCGCTGCTGGTACTCGGTCTTCCGATCATCGAAACCGGATTGTCGATGCTGCGGCGCTTCTCCGCCGCGGGAGCGGCGGGCATCTTCCGGGCCGATCAGGAGCACATTCATCACCGGTTGCTTCGTCGCGGGTTGAGCCAGCGCCGCGCCGTGCTGTTGCTCTATGCGGTGTCCGTGCTCTTGAGCGTGCTGGCCTATCTCGCCATCGTGATCGGTGGTCGAGGCAATGCGCTGCTGGTGGCCGGCGTGGTCGTGGCCATTTACGCTGCGGTGCGCAAGTTGGGCTACGGAGTGCGTTCGTGA
- a CDS encoding carboxymuconolactone decarboxylase family protein, protein MAEQPDYLARGREVAGKLWGTRAGGQELPGHKLAPEFFGLVAQFVFGMFWSRPNLDLRSRSLCTVAQLAALGKIDELKGHLMGALNLGITREELIEVLMQTACYAGVPAAVTALNAAADILKA, encoded by the coding sequence ATGGCGGAGCAACCGGATTATCTCGCGCGCGGGCGCGAAGTGGCAGGCAAGTTGTGGGGGACACGCGCCGGCGGGCAGGAGTTGCCGGGGCACAAACTGGCGCCGGAGTTTTTCGGACTGGTCGCCCAGTTTGTGTTCGGCATGTTCTGGTCGCGGCCGAATCTCGATCTGCGCAGCCGCAGCCTGTGTACCGTCGCCCAACTCGCCGCACTCGGCAAGATCGACGAGCTGAAGGGCCACCTGATGGGCGCACTCAACCTCGGCATCACGCGCGAAGAGTTGATCGAAGTGCTGATGCAGACGGCGTGCTACGCCGGTGTTCCGGCAGCGGTCACCGCGCTCAATGCCGCGGCGGACATTTTGAAGGCGTGA
- a CDS encoding VOC family protein, translated as MLHGSINHISITVRELVTAMRFFRPLLEFLGFAVGEIEYYKPADARLTVNINEKNGVAFNIWQAKSGLADHPFEVYEVGLHHVAFNVATHDRVDEVAQLIPQIGGQIIDGPGEWPFGPGGYYAVYFLGPDRLKFEVVHMPLAERRARERGDQ; from the coding sequence ATGTTGCACGGATCGATCAATCACATCTCGATCACAGTCCGCGAATTGGTGACTGCGATGCGCTTCTTTCGTCCGCTGCTAGAGTTCCTCGGTTTCGCTGTCGGCGAGATTGAATACTACAAGCCCGCCGACGCGCGGCTGACCGTCAACATCAACGAGAAGAACGGCGTCGCCTTCAACATCTGGCAAGCTAAGTCGGGCCTCGCCGATCATCCGTTCGAAGTGTACGAGGTAGGATTGCACCACGTTGCCTTCAACGTCGCCACGCACGACCGGGTGGATGAAGTGGCGCAGCTCATTCCGCAGATCGGCGGTCAGATCATCGACGGCCCCGGTGAGTGGCCCTTCGGCCCGGGCGGCTACTACGCGGTCTACTTCCTCGGCCCCGACCGGCTAAAGTTCGAGGTCGTCCACATGCCGCTAGCCGAACGCCGAGCGCGGGAACGCGGGGATCAGTAA